One genomic window of Oncorhynchus kisutch isolate 150728-3 linkage group LG26, Okis_V2, whole genome shotgun sequence includes the following:
- the LOC109871256 gene encoding gap junction alpha-5 protein-like, whose product MGDWSLLGNFLEEVQEHSTSVGKVWLTVLFIFRILVLGTAAESSWGDEQSDFLCDTQQPGCTNVCYDQAFPIAHIRYWVLQIIFVSTPSLIYMGHAMHIVRRDEKRRRREQEKREEMEERGEGGCVSGEKAYLQQRDCGKVLEASGQVRLRGALLSTYILSILIRTVMEVTFIVVQYMIYGVFLRALYHCKAWPCPNPVNCYMSRPTEKNVFIVFMLVVSGVSLLLSVVELYHLAYRRIRKCKRTHAALKNRTHNAVAIAVTRDPDTPPHHNSPGCTPPPDFSQCLASSDTMNPMNPMTSMPSHPFNNRMAHQQNSVNMATERHHSHDDLEGEGGFLRMSYTQMPGEMPNGCSAPTLLHASYLKDKRRFSKTSGTSSRVRPDDLAV is encoded by the coding sequence ATGGGGGACTGGAGTCTCCTAGGGAACTTCCTGGAGGAGGTTCAGGAACATTCCACGTCAGTGGGGAAGGTGTGGCTCACCGTCCTCTTCATCTTCAGGATCCTGGTCCTGGGCACGGCCGCAGAATCCTCCTGGGGAGACGAGCAGAGTGACTTCCTGTGCGACACCCAGCAGCCCGGTTGTACCAACGTCTGTTATGACCAGGCGTTTCCTATTGCACACATCCGCTACTGGGTCCTACAGATCATCTTCGTATCCACGCCATCACTGATCTACATGGGCCACGCCATGCACATCGTGCGGAGGGATGAGAAACGAAGGAGGAGGGagcaggagaagagggaggagatggaggagagaggagagggggggtgcgTATCAGGGGAGAAGGCATACCTCCAGCAGAGGGATTGTGGGAAGGTGCTGGAGGCGTCAGGGCAGGTTCGCCTGCGGGGAGCGCTGTTATCTACATACATTCTGAGCATTCTGATCCGCACAGTGATGGAGGTGACCTTCATCGTGGTCCAATACATGATCTATGGAGTCTTCCTCAGGGCTCTATACCATTGCAAGGCCTGGCCCTGTCCCAACCCAGTCAACTGCTATATGTCCAGGCCCACAGAGAAGAACGTGTTCATCGTCTTCATGCTGGTGGTGTCTGgtgtctccctgctcctctctgtggTTGAGCTCTACCACCTGGCCTACAGGCGTATCAGGAAGTGCAAGCGTACCCACGCCGCCCTCAAGAACCGCACCCATAACGCTGTGGCCATTGCCGTTACCAGGGACCCCGACACCCCGCCCCATCACAACTCTCCGGGCTGCACCCCTCCCCCTGACTTCAGCCAGTGCCTGGCATCGTCGGATACGATGAACCCCATGAACCCCATGACCTCCATGCCTTCTCACCCCTTCAACAACAGGATGGCACACCAGCAGAACTCCGTCAACATGGCCACCGAGCGCCATCATTCCCATGACGAcctggaaggggagggaggattCCTGAGAATGAGCTATACCCAGATGCCAGGGGAGATGCCCAACGGGTGCTCCGCGCCAACCCTGCTGCACGCCAGCTACCTGAAAGACAAACGCCGCTTCAGCAAGACCAGCGGTACCAGCAGCCGGGTCCGACCAGATGACTTGGCCGTGTAg
- the LOC109870953 gene encoding lysophosphatidic acid phosphatase type 6 yields the protein MRTRNLLTKAGVLGSVSMAFGSMLWSHKKTEPTQTDSGSAPSCKEPPFPYELKLVQVLFRHGARTPLKSIPGIMEAQWMPNLLEPPAHTQINYVVTDLEGGPRPSSPVEDSYRANILTGGTYPGQLTTVGMQQLYELGERLRKRYIQDTAFLNPTFSPTEVYVRSTNIVRTIESAKCLVAGLFYQSQRDMVPILTTEAESEILYPNYHGCRLLKLLSGHRWAESSTLPDIAADLRSIKSALGIAGHQRVDFILIRDDMVARETHGLPCPPVLDSWRNTVERRAVEMIYHIYEPSKRENLQLCVGPLLHVLMGNIEDKLQDATSEPNRKLFLYSAHDTTLIPCLMALGIFDMRWPPYASDITLELHQHRQTKEAFVKVSYIGQDQLVPGCSGVYCPLQEFKQALSNYSLTFELYESLCNRTKGVAEP from the exons ATGAGGACGAGGAACCTCTTGACCAAAGCAGGTGTTTTGGGCTCGGTGTCCATGGCGTTTGGATCCATGCTCTGGTCTCATAAGAAGACAGAACCAACCCAGACGGATTCGGGTTCGGCCCCCTCATGCAAGGAACCACCTTTTCCTTACGAGCTCAAACTCGTACAAGTCCTGTTCCGCCACGGAGCCCGAACCCCGCTGAAGTCTATACCAGGCATCATGGAG GCCCAGTGGATGCCTAACCTCCTGGAacccccagcacacacacagatcaaCTATGTGGTGACAGACCTGGAAGGAGGTCCACGGCCCTCCTCACCGGTGGAGGACAGCTATCGGGCCAACATACTGACG GGGGGTACGTACCCAGGTCAGCTGACCACGGTGGGCATGCAACAGCTGTATGAGCTGGGAGAGAGGCTGAGGAAGAGATACATCCAGGACACAGCCTTCCTCAACCCCACCTTCAGCCCTACAGAGGTTTA tgtgcGTTCCACTAACATTGTGAGAACCATAGAGTCTGCCAAGTGCCTGGTGGCAGGGCTGTTCTATCAAAGCCAGAGAG ACATGGTTCCCATTCTGACGACTGAGGCAGAGTCAGAGATCCTGTACCCTAACTACCATGGATGCAGACTGCTCAAACTCCTCAGCGG TCATCGCTGGGCGGAGTCATCCACTCTGCCAGACATTGCTGCGGACCTGAGGAGCATCAAGAGTGCTCTGGGCATCGCTGGCCACCAACGGGTTGACTTCATCCTCATCAGGGACGACATGGTGGCAAGAGAG ACCCACGGCCTACCCTGCCCACCAGTCCTTGACTCCTGGAGAAACACAGTGGAGCGGAGAGCTGTGGAGATGATCTACCACATCTACGAACCCAGCAAGAG GGAGAACCTGCAGCTGTGTGTGGGTCCCCTCCTGCATGTCCTAATGGGCAACATAGAAGATAAACTACAGGACGCAACCTCAGAGCCCaacag GAAGCTCTTCCTGTACTCTGCCCACGACACCACTCTGATACCCTGTCTCATGGCTCTGGGGATTTTTGACATGCGATGGCCACCGTACGCTTCAGACATCACCCTGGAGCTGCACCAGCACCGGCAGACCAAAGAGGCATTCGTCAAAGTGTCCTACATTGGCCAG GACCAGTTGGTTCCAGGCTGTAGTGGAGTCTACTGCCCCCTGCAGGAGTTCAAGCAGGCCCTCTCCAACTACTCACTGACCTTTGAGCTCTACGAGTCACTCTGCAACCGCACAAAGGGCGTGGCTGAACCCTGA